One part of the Streptomyces ferrugineus genome encodes these proteins:
- a CDS encoding FAD-dependent monooxygenase has translation MCVKVACVGGGPAGLYLSILLKLRNPSHDITVHERDPEGSTYGWGVTYWRGLLDRLHAHDPESARAVEANSVRWSEGVAHVRDLTTRRPGDEGHGIGRHRLLEILAERARSLGVRLEFEHGITPDDLPDADLIVAADGVHSALRTRHADHFGTAIGTGRNRYLWLGTSKVFEAFTFAFVETGHGWIWCYGYGFGPESSTCVVECAPETWTGLGLDTANEADGLALLEKLFADILDGHPLIGRPSAQWLTFRTLTNRTWHRGNLVLIGDAAHTTHYSVGAGTTLALEDAIALAGALHEQPALPQALDRYERQRRRALLSVQSAARLSARWYENLPRYIDLPPQQMFALLGQRHSPLLPHVPPRLYYRLDRAAGRLETTRRLKRRLGPKLARTMQARASRP, from the coding sequence GTGTGTGTGAAGGTCGCCTGCGTCGGCGGCGGGCCCGCCGGCCTGTATCTCTCGATCCTGCTCAAGCTGCGGAACCCGTCCCACGACATCACCGTCCACGAACGCGATCCGGAGGGCTCCACCTACGGCTGGGGCGTCACCTACTGGCGCGGACTGCTCGACAGACTTCACGCGCACGACCCCGAGTCGGCCCGGGCCGTCGAGGCGAACTCGGTCCGCTGGAGCGAAGGAGTGGCCCACGTACGGGACCTGACGACCCGCCGGCCCGGCGACGAGGGCCACGGCATCGGCCGCCACCGCCTGCTGGAGATCCTCGCCGAGCGCGCCCGCTCGCTGGGCGTACGCCTGGAGTTCGAGCACGGGATCACCCCGGACGACCTGCCCGACGCCGACCTGATCGTGGCGGCCGACGGCGTTCACAGCGCCCTGCGCACCCGCCACGCCGACCACTTCGGCACGGCGATCGGCACCGGCCGCAACCGCTACCTCTGGCTCGGCACGAGCAAGGTCTTCGAAGCCTTCACCTTCGCCTTCGTCGAGACCGGCCACGGCTGGATCTGGTGCTACGGCTACGGCTTCGGACCCGAGTCGAGCACCTGCGTCGTCGAATGTGCCCCCGAGACCTGGACCGGCCTCGGCCTGGACACCGCGAACGAGGCCGACGGACTGGCCCTGTTGGAGAAGCTCTTCGCCGACATCCTCGACGGCCACCCCCTCATCGGCCGCCCCTCGGCTCAATGGCTGACCTTCCGCACCCTCACCAACCGCACCTGGCACCGCGGCAACCTCGTCCTGATCGGCGACGCCGCCCACACCACCCACTACTCCGTCGGCGCCGGCACGACCCTCGCCCTGGAGGACGCCATCGCCCTGGCGGGAGCACTGCACGAGCAGCCCGCCCTGCCGCAGGCCCTCGACCGCTACGAACGGCAGCGCAGACGGGCCCTGTTGTCCGTCCAGAGCGCGGCCCGCCTCAGCGCCCGCTGGTACGAGAACCTGCCCCGCTACATCGACCTGCCCCCGCAGCAGATGTTCGCCCTCCTCGGCCAGCGCCACTCGCCCCTGCTGCCCCATGTGCCGCCCCGGCTCTACTACCGGCTCGACCGGGCGGCCGGCCGGCTGGAGACGACGCGCCGCCTCAAGCGCCGGCTGGGCCCGAAGCTCGCCCGCACCATGCAGGCGAGGGCGTCCCGCCCCTGA
- a CDS encoding ribonuclease H family protein translates to MRERVVAACDGASKGNPGPAGWAWVVADETEAPARWESGPLGRATNNVAELTALERLLTATDPGVPLEIRMDSQYAMKAVTTWLPGWKRNGWKTAAGKPVANQDLVVRIDELLDGRTVEFRYVPAHQVDGDRLNDFADRAASQAATVQEPAGSELGSPEPPPSPDTPKTKAPRRRAAASRQNGSSARTIKAKFPGRCGCGRGYAAGEQIAKNAQGWGHPECRTAQA, encoded by the coding sequence ATGCGTGAACGTGTTGTGGCCGCGTGCGACGGGGCTTCGAAGGGAAACCCCGGGCCGGCGGGCTGGGCCTGGGTCGTCGCCGACGAGACCGAGGCCCCGGCCCGCTGGGAGTCGGGGCCGCTGGGCAGGGCCACCAACAACGTCGCGGAACTCACCGCGCTGGAACGCCTGCTCACCGCGACCGACCCGGGCGTACCGCTGGAGATCCGCATGGACTCGCAGTACGCCATGAAGGCCGTCACCACCTGGCTGCCGGGCTGGAAGCGCAACGGCTGGAAGACGGCCGCCGGCAAGCCCGTCGCCAACCAGGACCTGGTGGTACGCATCGACGAGCTGCTCGACGGCCGCACGGTCGAGTTCCGCTACGTCCCCGCCCACCAGGTCGACGGCGACCGGCTCAACGACTTCGCCGACCGCGCCGCCAGCCAGGCCGCCACCGTGCAGGAGCCGGCGGGCAGCGAGCTCGGCTCACCGGAGCCGCCGCCGTCCCCGGACACCCCGAAGACCAAGGCGCCGCGTCGCAGGGCGGCGGCGTCCCGGCAGAACGGCAGCTCCGCGCGCACCATCAAGGCCAAGTTCCCCGGCCGCTGCGGGTGCGGCCGCGGCTATGCGGCGGGCGAGCAGATCGCGAAGAACGCCCAGGGCTGGGGCCACCCGGAGTGCCGTACCGCGCAGGCATGA
- a CDS encoding family 2B encapsulin nanocompartment shell protein: MSVPESATGPAADDPAPAADGPLTSLSTQAARQLTTTTKSEPQMQAISSRWLLKMLPWVDVKGGTYRVNRRLQLRVGRGRVQFEQNGADDIKVIPQTLTELPVLRGYSDLDVLKEVATRFRVREVRAGQVLVEAGQPVHEAYLVVHGRFTRFTEGKYGEEEILGIVTDGDQIGDEAIGQTDPLWLSSVRAETSGVLLVLPWTVVREFTERVPSLAAHLAAYAERQRLPMNRKGEADVPVQAGHSGEPTINGGFVDYELAPREYELSLTQTVLRVHTRVADLYNNPMNQTEQQLRLTVEEIRERQEWELVNNREFGLLHSADYGQRISTFTGPPTPDDMDELLSMRRKTKLFIAHPKAIAAFFRQCNRRGLVPGTASVDGHEIPAWRGVPIFPCNKIPISPQHTSSIIALRTGEGDQGAVGLFQTGIPDEFQPGLNVRFMGIDANSIIRYLVTAYYSLAILVPDAVGILENAQIGRTPE, from the coding sequence GTGTCCGTACCCGAGAGTGCCACCGGACCCGCCGCCGACGACCCCGCCCCCGCCGCCGACGGACCACTCACCAGTCTGAGCACCCAGGCCGCGCGCCAGCTCACCACGACCACCAAGTCCGAACCGCAGATGCAGGCCATCTCCTCGCGATGGCTGCTGAAGATGCTTCCGTGGGTGGACGTCAAGGGCGGCACCTACCGCGTCAACCGGCGTCTGCAACTGCGCGTGGGCCGCGGCCGGGTGCAGTTCGAGCAGAACGGCGCCGACGACATCAAGGTCATCCCCCAGACGCTCACCGAACTGCCGGTCCTGCGCGGCTACTCCGACCTCGACGTGCTCAAGGAGGTCGCGACCCGGTTCCGGGTGCGCGAGGTGCGCGCCGGCCAGGTGCTCGTCGAGGCCGGGCAGCCGGTCCATGAGGCCTACCTCGTCGTGCACGGCCGGTTCACCCGCTTCACCGAGGGCAAGTACGGCGAGGAGGAGATCCTCGGCATCGTCACCGACGGCGACCAGATCGGCGACGAGGCCATCGGCCAGACCGACCCGCTGTGGCTGAGCTCGGTGCGCGCCGAGACCTCGGGCGTGCTGCTGGTGCTGCCCTGGACCGTGGTGCGGGAGTTCACCGAACGGGTGCCGTCCCTCGCCGCGCACCTGGCGGCCTACGCCGAACGGCAGCGGCTGCCCATGAACCGCAAGGGCGAGGCGGACGTCCCGGTACAGGCCGGGCACAGCGGGGAGCCGACCATCAACGGCGGCTTCGTCGACTACGAACTCGCCCCGCGCGAGTACGAGTTGTCCCTCACCCAGACCGTGCTGCGCGTGCACACCAGGGTCGCCGACCTCTACAACAACCCGATGAACCAGACCGAGCAGCAACTGAGGCTGACCGTCGAGGAGATCCGCGAGCGCCAGGAGTGGGAGCTGGTCAACAACCGGGAGTTCGGACTGCTGCACAGCGCCGACTACGGGCAGCGCATCAGCACCTTCACCGGTCCGCCGACACCGGACGACATGGACGAGCTGCTGTCGATGCGCCGCAAGACCAAGCTGTTCATCGCCCATCCGAAGGCGATCGCGGCCTTCTTCCGGCAGTGCAACCGGCGCGGCCTGGTGCCCGGCACGGCGAGCGTCGACGGGCACGAGATCCCGGCCTGGCGCGGTGTCCCGATCTTCCCGTGCAACAAGATCCCGATCAGCCCGCAGCACACCTCCAGCATCATCGCGCTGCGCACCGGCGAGGGCGACCAGGGGGCCGTCGGACTGTTCCAGACGGGGATTCCGGACGAGTTCCAGCCCGGTCTGAACGTGCGGTTCATGGGCATCGACGCCAACTCGATCATCCGCTACCTCGTCACCGCCTACTACTCGCTGGCGATCCTCGTCCCGGACGCGGTCGGGATCCTCGAGAACGCCCAGATCGGCCGGACCCCTGAGTGA
- a CDS encoding VOC family protein, whose product MAVKPEGTPIWADAMFSDIEGAKNFYGDVLGWTFGEESTDYGNYTQAYANGKAAAAVVPPMPGQEGQSQWCLYFASADVGATGAKIRENGGEILMEPMAVGEVGSMCLAREPSGAIFGLWQPGTHEGFEAPMDQPGAYCWGEVFTREREKPDAFFPAVFGYGAKQMEDDEVDFRIYSLGDDMVLGRMQMTEEFPPEVPSYINVYFTVANCDDAVARATKQGAILRFGPMSSPFGRFAALTDPQGANFSVIDVTTTEGDMPKTTDVP is encoded by the coding sequence ATGGCCGTGAAACCTGAGGGAACCCCGATCTGGGCCGACGCGATGTTCAGCGACATCGAGGGGGCCAAGAACTTCTACGGCGACGTCCTGGGCTGGACGTTCGGCGAGGAGTCGACGGATTACGGCAACTACACCCAGGCCTACGCGAACGGCAAGGCGGCCGCCGCGGTCGTCCCGCCCATGCCGGGCCAGGAGGGGCAGTCGCAGTGGTGCCTCTACTTCGCGTCCGCCGACGTGGGCGCCACCGGCGCCAAGATCCGTGAGAACGGCGGCGAGATCCTGATGGAGCCGATGGCGGTCGGCGAGGTCGGCAGCATGTGCCTGGCCCGCGAGCCCAGCGGCGCGATCTTCGGCCTCTGGCAGCCCGGTACCCACGAGGGCTTCGAGGCGCCGATGGACCAGCCCGGCGCGTACTGCTGGGGCGAGGTCTTCACCCGCGAGCGGGAGAAGCCGGACGCCTTCTTCCCGGCCGTCTTCGGGTACGGCGCCAAGCAGATGGAGGACGACGAGGTCGACTTCCGGATCTACTCCCTCGGCGACGACATGGTCCTCGGCCGGATGCAGATGACGGAGGAGTTCCCGCCCGAGGTCCCCTCCTACATCAACGTCTACTTCACGGTCGCCAACTGCGACGACGCGGTCGCCCGGGCCACCAAGCAGGGCGCCATTCTGCGCTTCGGGCCGATGAGCTCGCCGTTCGGCCGGTTCGCGGCGCTCACCGACCCGCAGGGCGCGAACTTCTCGGTGATCGACGTCACGACGACGGAAGGGGACATGCCGAAGACGACGGACGTCCCCTGA
- a CDS encoding zinc-binding alcohol dehydrogenase family protein — protein MRAWSVIEPGPVGAGPLRLVEKPVPVPGDDELLVRVRACGVCRTDLHVAEGDLPVRRPGVTPGHEVVGEVVGFGAAVGGFAVGERVGVAWLRRTDGTCRYCARGSENLCPASSYTGWDADGGYAEYTTVPAAFAYRLPGGLDDVSLAPLLCAGIIGHRALRRSALPPGGRLGLYGFGGSAHLCAQVAMAEGATVHVLTRGADARKLALDLGAASARGPYEMPPEPLDSAILFAPAGELVPGALRALDRGGTLAIAGIHLSDVPGLRYESELFYEKQLRSVTSNTREDGREFLALVAEHSVHATTHSYPLSRADEALRDLAAGRFDGAAVLVNDLS, from the coding sequence ATGCGCGCGTGGTCGGTGATCGAGCCGGGGCCGGTCGGGGCGGGGCCGCTGCGGCTGGTCGAGAAGCCGGTGCCGGTGCCCGGGGACGACGAGCTGCTGGTGCGGGTGCGGGCGTGCGGGGTGTGCCGTACGGATCTGCATGTCGCCGAGGGCGATCTGCCGGTGCGCCGGCCCGGGGTGACGCCCGGGCACGAGGTCGTCGGGGAGGTCGTGGGGTTCGGGGCGGCGGTGGGCGGCTTCGCGGTCGGGGAACGGGTGGGGGTGGCCTGGCTGCGGCGGACCGACGGGACGTGCCGCTATTGCGCGCGGGGGTCGGAGAACCTGTGCCCGGCCTCGTCCTACACCGGCTGGGACGCCGACGGCGGATACGCCGAGTACACGACCGTGCCGGCCGCGTTCGCCTACCGGCTGCCCGGCGGCCTGGACGACGTGTCGCTCGCGCCGCTGCTGTGTGCCGGGATCATCGGCCATCGCGCGCTGCGCCGCTCGGCACTGCCGCCGGGCGGACGGCTGGGACTGTACGGCTTCGGGGGCAGCGCTCATCTGTGCGCGCAGGTGGCGATGGCCGAGGGTGCCACCGTGCACGTCCTCACGCGCGGGGCGGACGCCCGCAAGCTGGCGCTCGATCTCGGGGCGGCCTCGGCGCGCGGCCCGTACGAGATGCCGCCGGAGCCGCTGGACAGCGCGATCCTGTTCGCGCCCGCCGGTGAGCTGGTGCCGGGCGCGCTGCGGGCCCTGGACCGGGGCGGGACGCTGGCGATCGCCGGCATCCACCTCAGCGACGTCCCGGGCCTGCGCTACGAGAGCGAGCTGTTCTACGAGAAGCAGCTGCGCAGCGTCACCTCCAACACCCGCGAGGACGGCCGTGAGTTCCTGGCGCTGGTCGCCGAGCACTCCGTACACGCCACGACACACAGCTATCCGCTGTCGCGGGCGGACGAGGCGCTGCGGGATCTCGCGGCGGGGCGGTTCGACGGTGCGGCCGTGCTGGTGAACGACCTGTCCTGA
- the melC1 gene encoding apotyrosinase chaperone MelC1 — MPELSRRRALTAAAALATMAGVQPAVAPTVSATEHGRHTPASFDEVYKGRRIQGRPVSGGAHQHHGGGYAVSVDGVELHVMRNADGSWISVVSHYDPVPTPRAAARAAVDELQGAALLPFPAN, encoded by the coding sequence ATGCCGGAACTCAGCCGTCGCCGTGCCCTGACCGCCGCGGCCGCCCTCGCCACCATGGCCGGTGTCCAGCCGGCCGTCGCCCCCACCGTGTCCGCCACGGAGCACGGCCGTCACACCCCGGCGTCCTTCGACGAGGTCTACAAGGGCCGCCGGATACAGGGCCGGCCGGTCTCGGGCGGCGCTCATCAGCATCACGGAGGCGGCTACGCCGTGTCCGTCGACGGGGTGGAGCTGCATGTGATGCGCAACGCCGACGGCAGCTGGATCAGCGTCGTCAGCCACTACGACCCGGTGCCCACCCCGCGCGCCGCCGCCCGTGCCGCCGTGGACGAGCTCCAGGGCGCCGCACTTCTGCCCTTCCCCGCCAACTGA
- a CDS encoding family 2 encapsulin nanocompartment cargo protein terpene cyclase translates to MSTAPSSPALPGPPNLARTIRARRGGAIPGLKYRQVAPADPEKVAEVDRRLEAWARRLDLFPRSWSGDFSGFQFGRAVVLQHPAGADLERLTAAGELLLAENIVDSCYCEEDEGRGASRSGLGGRLILAQSALDPYHGTPEFQEQWAHGVQRDGPLRSYHWALKDYAAVATPSQTDRLVHDLARLHLGYLAEAAWSETRYVPHVWEYLVMRQFNNFRPCLSIVDAIDGYELPEALYARPEIQRITALACNATTIVNDLYSFTKELASDPTHLNLPQVIAANERCGLKAAYLKAVEIHNRIMEAFEEESALLAATSPLVERYARGLSDWVAGNHEWHATNTHRYYLPDYW, encoded by the coding sequence ATGAGCACGGCCCCCTCCTCGCCGGCCCTGCCCGGACCGCCGAACCTCGCCCGCACCATCCGGGCCCGGCGCGGCGGTGCGATCCCCGGGCTCAAGTACCGGCAGGTCGCCCCCGCCGACCCGGAGAAGGTCGCGGAGGTCGACCGCAGACTGGAGGCCTGGGCCCGCCGCCTCGATCTGTTCCCGCGGTCCTGGTCGGGGGACTTCTCGGGGTTCCAGTTCGGCCGGGCGGTGGTGCTCCAGCACCCGGCCGGGGCCGACCTGGAGCGCCTGACGGCGGCCGGGGAGCTGCTGCTCGCCGAGAACATCGTGGACAGCTGCTACTGCGAGGAGGACGAGGGCAGGGGGGCCTCGCGCAGCGGTCTCGGCGGGCGGCTGATCCTGGCCCAGTCGGCGCTGGACCCGTACCACGGCACCCCGGAGTTCCAGGAGCAGTGGGCGCACGGTGTGCAGCGGGACGGTCCGCTGCGCTCGTACCACTGGGCGCTGAAGGACTACGCCGCCGTCGCCACGCCCAGCCAGACCGACCGGCTGGTGCACGATCTCGCCCGGCTGCACCTGGGCTATCTCGCCGAGGCCGCCTGGAGCGAGACGCGGTACGTCCCGCACGTGTGGGAGTACCTGGTGATGCGGCAGTTCAACAACTTCCGTCCCTGCCTGTCGATCGTCGACGCCATCGACGGCTACGAACTGCCCGAGGCGCTGTACGCCCGACCCGAGATCCAGCGGATCACCGCCCTCGCCTGCAACGCCACCACGATCGTCAACGACCTGTACTCCTTCACCAAGGAACTGGCCAGCGACCCCACCCATCTGAATCTGCCGCAGGTCATCGCGGCCAACGAGCGCTGCGGCCTCAAGGCCGCCTACCTGAAGGCGGTCGAGATCCACAACCGGATCATGGAGGCGTTCGAGGAGGAGTCGGCCCTGCTCGCCGCCACCTCACCGCTCGTCGAGCGCTACGCCCGGGGCCTGTCCGACTGGGTGGCCGG
- the melC2 gene encoding tyrosinase MelC2, whose translation MTVRKNQAALTADEKRRFVAAVVELKRSGRYDTFVTTHNAFIVGDTDDGERTGHRSPSFLPWHRRFLLDFERALQEVDSSVALPYWDWSTDRSIRSSLWAPDFLGGTGRSRDGRVMDGPFAASASNWSINVRVDGRTFLRRSLGTAVRELPTRAEVESVLAMPTYDTAPWNSASDGFRNHLEGWRGVNLHNRVHVWVGGHMATGMSPNDPVFWLHHAYVDKLWAQWQRLHPGSGYVPVAGTPNVVDLNDTMKPWNDVRPADLLDHTAHYTFDAA comes from the coding sequence ATGACCGTCCGCAAGAACCAGGCCGCCCTGACCGCCGACGAGAAGCGCCGCTTCGTCGCCGCCGTCGTGGAGTTGAAGCGCAGCGGCCGCTACGACACGTTCGTCACCACGCACAACGCCTTCATCGTCGGCGACACCGACGACGGTGAGCGCACCGGCCACCGTTCACCTAGTTTCCTGCCCTGGCATCGCAGATTCCTGCTCGACTTCGAGCGCGCCCTGCAGGAGGTGGACTCCTCGGTCGCGCTGCCCTACTGGGACTGGAGCACCGATCGCTCGATACGGTCGTCGCTGTGGGCGCCCGACTTCCTGGGCGGCACCGGGCGCAGCCGCGACGGGCGGGTGATGGACGGGCCGTTCGCGGCGTCGGCCAGCAACTGGTCGATCAATGTGCGCGTCGACGGCCGTACGTTTCTGCGCCGCTCGCTCGGCACCGCCGTACGGGAGCTGCCGACCCGGGCCGAGGTGGAGTCCGTGCTCGCCATGCCGACGTACGACACGGCGCCCTGGAACAGCGCGTCGGACGGCTTCCGCAACCACCTCGAGGGCTGGCGCGGCGTCAACCTGCACAACCGGGTCCATGTGTGGGTCGGCGGGCACATGGCGACCGGCATGTCGCCCAACGACCCGGTGTTCTGGCTGCACCACGCCTACGTCGACAAGCTTTGGGCGCAGTGGCAGCGGCTCCACCCCGGCAGCGGGTATGTGCCGGTGGCCGGGACACCGAACGTGGTGGACCTCAACGACACGATGAAGCCGTGGAACGACGTGCGTCCCGCCGATCTGCTCGACCACACCGCGCACTACACCTTCGACGCGGCCTGA